The following proteins are encoded in a genomic region of Fusarium oxysporum f. sp. lycopersici 4287 chromosome 1, whole genome shotgun sequence:
- a CDS encoding NAD(P)H-dependent D-xylose reductase xyl1, protein MVNVPNIKLNSGFDMPQIGFGLWKVDDNCADVVYEAIKAGYRLLDGACDYGNEKACGEGVARAIKDGIVKREDLFIVSKLWQTYHDKENVEPITRRQLADWQIDYFDLFLIHFPVALEYVDPEVRYPPGWHYDDAGTEIRWSKATNEETWGAMEGLVEKGLAKSIGISNFQAQSIYDLLKYAKIRPATLQVELHPYHQQTELVRLAKAEGIALTAYSSFGPAGFMELDMDIAKSASPLMQHEVFTGLASKYNKTAAQVLLRWATQQGLAVIPKSTTPEYMAQNFGCVGWDIDEEDMKRIARMNLNLKFNKPTNVSFHSQLVYLRQC, encoded by the exons ATGGTCAACGttcccaacatcaagctcaacagcGGCTTTGACATGCCCCAGATTGGCTTCGGCCTCTGGAAGGTTGACGACAACTGCGCTGACGTTGTCTACGAGGCCATCAAGGCTGGATACCGTCTTCTCGACGGTGCTTGCG ATTACGGAAATGAGAAGGCCTGCGGTGAGGGTGTCGCCCGCGCTATCAAGGATGGTATCGTGAAGCGTGAGgacctcttcatcgtctccAAGCTCTGGCAGACCTACCACGACAAGGAGAACGTCGAGCCCATCACCCGCCGACAGCTCGCAGACTGGCAGATCGACTACTTtgacctcttcctcatccacTTCCCCGTCGCCCTCGAGTACGTTGACCCCGAGGTCCGCTACCCCCCTGGCTGGCACTACGACGACGCCGGCACCGAGATCCGATGGAGCAAGGCCACCAACGAGGAGACCTGGGGCGCCATGGAGGGCCTCGTTGAGAAGGGTCTTGCCAAGTCCATTGGTATCTCCAACTTCCAGGCTCAGTCCATTTACGATCTCCTCAAGTACGCCAAGATCCGACCTGCCACCCTCCAGGTCGAGCTTCACCCCTACCACCAGCAGACCGAGCTTGTCCGCCTCGCCAAGGCTGAGGGCATTGCTCTGACTGCCTACTCTTCTTTCGGTCCTGCTGGCTTCATGGAGCTCGACATGGACATTGCCAAGTCTGCTTCTCCTCTCATGCAGCACGAGGTCTTCACTGGCCTCGCCAGCAAGTACAACAAGACCGCCGCTCAGGTCCTCCTCCGATGGGCCACACAGCAAGGTCTTGCCGTTATCCCCAAGAGCACCACACCCGAGTACATGGCCCAGAACTTCGGCTGTGTCGGCTGGGAcattgatgaggaggacaTGAAGCGCATTGCCAGAAtgaacctcaacctcaagttcaacaagcCCACCAACGTAAGTTTTCACTCTCAATTGGTTTACCTGAGACAATGCTAA
- a CDS encoding adenylate cyclase, translating into MPGSDKENDGHAHIEVPSDSDKPSPRPDGESSPGLRNSKGWDGKLRVPKSASMTNPEALTDSDYSDDENVMKGEQIDADEGMCCTSTYKEGQFGLTRADLLDDEDPETDEIMCSHSRIASISSLRLERFKNVARICLRQNSIEQIDGLSALAETLEDLDLYDNLISHIRGLDELTNLTSLDLSFNKIKHIKHINHLTKLKELYLVANKIGKIEGLEGLDKLTSLELGSNRIREIKNLDSLKAIEELWLAKNKITELTGLGGLPNLRLLSIQSNRISDLSPLRDVPTLEELYISHNMLESLEGLEHNPKLHVLDISNNKITSIKGLESLAELEELWASYNLIGDYKEVAKYLADKKELTTVYFEGNPLQLQEPVAYRNRIRMTLPQVKQIDATFVRT; encoded by the exons ATGCCTGGATCCGATAAAGAAAATGACGGCCATGCGCACATCGAAGTCCCCAGTGACAGCGACAAGCCTTCACCGCGCCCAGACGGCGAGTCAAGCCCTGGCCTCAGGAACAGCAAGGGTTGGGATGGCAAGCTTCGCGTGCCAAAGTCGGCTTCCATGACAAACCCAGAGGCTCTCACCGATTCTGACTACTCTGACGATGAGAATGTCATGAAGGGAGAGCAGATCGACGCTGATGAGGGTATGTGCTGCACATCAACTTACAAAGAGGGACAGTTCGGACTAACACGTGCAGATCtccttgatgacgaagaccCCGAGACGGACGAAATTATGTGTTCGCACTCTCGAATCGCTTCGATTTCCTCTCTGCGACTCGAACGCTTCAAGAACGTTGCCCGTATCTGCCTCCGCCAAAACAGCATCGAGCAAATCGACGGCCTGTCCGCCCTTGCCGAGACCCTCGAAGACCTTGACCTCTACGACAACCTCATTTCGCATATTCGCGGCCTCGACGAGTTAACAAACCTTACAAgccttgatctgagcttcAACAAAATCAAGCATATCAAGCACATCAACCACTTGACAAAACTCAAGGAATTATACCTTGTCGCGAACAAGATTGGCAAAATCGAGGGGCTGGAGGGGTTGGATAAGTTGACttctcttgagcttggatCGAACCGCATTCGCGAAATCAAGAACCTCGACTCTCTGAAGGCGATCGAAGAGCTTTGGTTGGCGAAGAACAAAATTACTGAGCTCActggtcttggtggtttGCCTAATCTTAGACTACTGAGCATTCAGTCCAACCGTATAAGCGATTTGTCACCACTCAGGGACGTCCCTACGCTTGAGGAGCTATACATTTCACACAACATGTTGGAGTCTCTAGAGGGCCTGGAGCACAATCCCAAGCTGCATGTGCTGGATATCTCAAACAACAAGATCACCAgcatcaagggtcttgagTCACTTGCTGAGCTGGAAGAGTTGTGGGCCAGCTATAATCTCATCGGCGATTACAAGGAGGTTGCCAAATATCTTGCCGATAAGAAAGAGTTGACGACGGTGTATTTTGAAGGAAACCCGCTGCAACTGCAGGAACCTGTGGCATATAGGAACAGGATCCGAATGACGTTGCCGCAGGTCAAACAGATTGATGCCA CATTTGTTCGAACATGA
- a CDS encoding protein CSN12 has protein sequence MNTLFDQFAEAHSQKNGYKLAQTLSPVAPPDDPHRLMAVWRSTNSHSVKGDIKHFIKSSTSHRRKMSHDETTGWVEVYTSYWKAIAEILAGESGKSTWTKVYEAWKELTSVLIRGYNSHGFEAWTIPSLYMVGKYLRLFAIKSDEERQAKTFDTGPGASLISDDFDPETDKQLQLRDCEGHLKRIFSLCLNDRAPLEESRKWGIYFVINLLFKTYFKLNSASLSRTILKTLAVYNDKGDMPPLEMFPKSQRVTFKFYEGVLLFLEENYNKAESHLNEAWQLCHKDALRQSERQNTIRTRIKSGNLQAFDKALQDGEAEFVKRRIYLTLERGRDIALRNLLRKVFIAGGFDEPKEGETTPVRRTRIPVAEFQAAVSMGSGHMVDPDEVECMLANMIYKELMKGYIARERGIVVLSKKGAFPGTGL, from the exons ATGAACACCCTCTTCGATCAGTTTGCGGAAGCGCATTCCCAGAAAAATGGCTACAAACTCGCGCAAACATTATCGCCTGTTGCCCCGCCAGATGACCCTCATCGCCTCATGGCTGTATGGCGTAGTACGAATTCTCACAGCGTTAAGGGCGACATCAAGCACTTCATCAAGAGTAGTACATCTCATCGGCGGAAAATGAGCCATGATGAAACGACGGGCTGGGTTGAGGTGTACACCTCATATTGGAAAGCTATTGCTGAGATCTTGGCGGGAGAGAGCGGAAAG TCTACATGGACTAAAGTGTACGAGGCATGGAAGGAACTGACCTCCGTACTCATCCGTGGATACAACTCACATGGTTTCGAAGCGTGGACTATCCCTTCCCTCTATATGGTGGGCAAGTACCTACGATTATTTGCGATTAAATCCGACGAGGAGCGCCAAGCGAAGACTTTTGATACTGGCCCTGGAGCCTCGTTGATATCGGACGATTTCGACCCAGAAACGGATAAGCAACTTCAGTTAAGAGACTGCGAAGGACACCTTAAGCGCATTTTTTCACTTTGTCTAAATGACAG AGCACCCCTTGAGGAATCACGGAAATGGGGAATCTATTTCGTTATCAACCTTCTTTTCAAAACCTACTTCAAGTTGAACTCAGCTTCCTTGTCGCGGACTATTCTTAAGACGCTGGCTGTCTACAATGACAAGGGCGATATGCCGCCTTTGGAAATGTTCCCAAAGTCCCAACGAGTGACTTTCAAGTTTTACGAGGGAGTTTTGCTGTTCCTTGAGGAGAATTACAATAAG GCCGAATCTCATCTCAATGAAGCGTGGCAACTATGCCACAAAGACGCTCTCCGTCAATCCGA ACGCCAGAACACAATCAGAACACGTATCAAGTCCGGTAACCTACAAGCCTTCGACAAGGCTCTACAGGATGGCGAGGCTGAGTTCGTCAAGCGGCGTATTTACCTTACCCTCGAAAGGGGCCGAGACATCGCCTTGCGTAACCTACTACGTAAGGTCTTCATTGCTGGTGGTTTTGATGAACCAAAAGAGGGCGAGACAACCCCGGTCCGTCGTACAAGAATACCTGTAGCCGAATTCCAGGCTGCAGTTAGCATGGGAAGCGGTCATATGGTCGACCCGGATGAAGTCGAGTGCATGCTGGCCAATATGATTTACAAG GAACTTATGAAAGGTTATATTGCACGAGAACGAGGCATTGTGGTTTTGTCCAAGAAAGGCGCCTTCCCCGGCACAGGATTGTGA
- a CDS encoding 60S ribosomal protein L20 produces the protein MSSGRLQEYEVIGRHLPTEANPTPALYRMTIFAPNETVAKSRYWYFLRGLKKVKKATGEIVSVKTIHEKHPLKVKNFGIWIRYDSRSGTHNMYKEYRELSRTDAVESLYSDMAARHRARFRSIHILRVVEIEKTEDIKRPYIRQLTQKGLSFPLPHRITKENTKKIFSAKRPSTFA, from the exons ATGTCTTCAGGCCGTCTTCAGGAATACGAGGTCATTGGGCGCCACTTGCCCACCGAGGCTAACCCTACCCCCGCCCTCTACCGCATGACCATCTTCGCTCCCAACGAGACGGTCGCCAAGTCCCGATACTGGTACTTCTTGCGCGGtctcaagaaggtcaagaaggccacTGGTGAGATCGTCAGCGTCAAGACT ATCCACGAGAAGCACCccctcaaggtcaagaactTCGGTATCTGGATCCGATATGACTCTCGTTCCGGCACGCACAACATGTACAAGGAGTACCGTGAGCTGTCCCGAACAGATGCTGTCGAGTCTCTCTACTCCGACATGGCTGCCCGCCACCGTGCTCGTTTCAGGTCCATCCAC ATCCTCCGCGTTgtcgagattgagaagaCCGAGGACATCAAGCGACCCTACATCCGCCAGCTGACCCAGAAGGGACTCAGCTTCCCTCTCCCCCACCGCATCACCAAGGAgaacaccaagaagatcttCAGCGCGAAGCGACCTTCCACTTTCGCTTAG
- a CDS encoding 60S ribosomal protein L20 produces MGRLQEYEVIGRHLPTEANPTPALYRMTIFAPNETVAKSRYWYFLRGLKKVKKATGEIVSVKTIHEKHPLKVKNFGIWIRYDSRSGTHNMYKEYRELSRTDAVESLYSDMAARHRARFRSIHILRVVEIEKTEDIKRPYIRQLTQKGLSFPLPHRITKENTKKIFSAKRPSTFA; encoded by the exons ATGG GCCGTCTTCAGGAATACGAGGTCATTGGGCGCCACTTGCCCACCGAGGCTAACCCTACCCCCGCCCTCTACCGCATGACCATCTTCGCTCCCAACGAGACGGTCGCCAAGTCCCGATACTGGTACTTCTTGCGCGGtctcaagaaggtcaagaaggccacTGGTGAGATCGTCAGCGTCAAGACT ATCCACGAGAAGCACCccctcaaggtcaagaactTCGGTATCTGGATCCGATATGACTCTCGTTCCGGCACGCACAACATGTACAAGGAGTACCGTGAGCTGTCCCGAACAGATGCTGTCGAGTCTCTCTACTCCGACATGGCTGCCCGCCACCGTGCTCGTTTCAGGTCCATCCAC ATCCTCCGCGTTgtcgagattgagaagaCCGAGGACATCAAGCGACCCTACATCCGCCAGCTGACCCAGAAGGGACTCAGCTTCCCTCTCCCCCACCGCATCACCAAGGAgaacaccaagaagatcttCAGCGCGAAGCGACCTTCCACTTTCGCTTAG
- a CDS encoding adenylate cyclase, with protein sequence MPGSDKENDGHAHIEVPSDSDKPSPRPDGESSPGLRNSKGWDGKLRVPKSASMTNPEALTDSDYSDDENVMKGEQIDADEDLLDDEDPETDEIMCSHSRIASISSLRLERFKNVARICLRQNSIEQIDGLSALAETLEDLDLYDNLISHIRGLDELTNLTSLDLSFNKIKHIKHINHLTKLKELYLVANKIGKIEGLEGLDKLTSLELGSNRIREIKNLDSLKAIEELWLAKNKITELTGLGGLPNLRLLSIQSNRISDLSPLRDVPTLEELYISHNMLESLEGLEHNPKLHVLDISNNKITSIKGLESLAELEELWASYNLIGDYKEVAKYLADKKELTTVYFEGNPLQLQEPVAYRNRIRMTLPQVKQIDATFVRT encoded by the exons ATGCCTGGATCCGATAAAGAAAATGACGGCCATGCGCACATCGAAGTCCCCAGTGACAGCGACAAGCCTTCACCGCGCCCAGACGGCGAGTCAAGCCCTGGCCTCAGGAACAGCAAGGGTTGGGATGGCAAGCTTCGCGTGCCAAAGTCGGCTTCCATGACAAACCCAGAGGCTCTCACCGATTCTGACTACTCTGACGATGAGAATGTCATGAAGGGAGAGCAGATCGACGCTGATGAGG ATCtccttgatgacgaagaccCCGAGACGGACGAAATTATGTGTTCGCACTCTCGAATCGCTTCGATTTCCTCTCTGCGACTCGAACGCTTCAAGAACGTTGCCCGTATCTGCCTCCGCCAAAACAGCATCGAGCAAATCGACGGCCTGTCCGCCCTTGCCGAGACCCTCGAAGACCTTGACCTCTACGACAACCTCATTTCGCATATTCGCGGCCTCGACGAGTTAACAAACCTTACAAgccttgatctgagcttcAACAAAATCAAGCATATCAAGCACATCAACCACTTGACAAAACTCAAGGAATTATACCTTGTCGCGAACAAGATTGGCAAAATCGAGGGGCTGGAGGGGTTGGATAAGTTGACttctcttgagcttggatCGAACCGCATTCGCGAAATCAAGAACCTCGACTCTCTGAAGGCGATCGAAGAGCTTTGGTTGGCGAAGAACAAAATTACTGAGCTCActggtcttggtggtttGCCTAATCTTAGACTACTGAGCATTCAGTCCAACCGTATAAGCGATTTGTCACCACTCAGGGACGTCCCTACGCTTGAGGAGCTATACATTTCACACAACATGTTGGAGTCTCTAGAGGGCCTGGAGCACAATCCCAAGCTGCATGTGCTGGATATCTCAAACAACAAGATCACCAgcatcaagggtcttgagTCACTTGCTGAGCTGGAAGAGTTGTGGGCCAGCTATAATCTCATCGGCGATTACAAGGAGGTTGCCAAATATCTTGCCGATAAGAAAGAGTTGACGACGGTGTATTTTGAAGGAAACCCGCTGCAACTGCAGGAACCTGTGGCATATAGGAACAGGATCCGAATGACGTTGCCGCAGGTCAAACAGATTGATGCCA CATTTGTTCGAACATGA
- a CDS encoding NAD(P)H-dependent D-xylose reductase xyl1 has translation MVNVPNIKLNSGFDMPQIGFGLWKVDDNCADVVYEAIKAGYRLLDGACDYGNEKACGEGVARAIKDGIVKREDLFIVSKLWQTYHDKENVEPITRRQLADWQIDYFDLFLIHFPVALEYVDPEVRYPPGWHYDDAGTEIRWSKATNEETWGAMEGLVEKGLAKSIGISNFQAQSIYDLLKYAKIRPATLQVELHPYHQQTELVRLAKAEGIALTAYSSFGPAGFMELDMDIAKSASPLMQHEVFTGLASKYNKTAAQVLLRWATQQGLAVIPKSTTPEYMAQNFGCVGWDIDEEDMKRIARMNLNLKFNKPTNYFPTEKLWIFA, from the exons ATGGTCAACGttcccaacatcaagctcaacagcGGCTTTGACATGCCCCAGATTGGCTTCGGCCTCTGGAAGGTTGACGACAACTGCGCTGACGTTGTCTACGAGGCCATCAAGGCTGGATACCGTCTTCTCGACGGTGCTTGCG ATTACGGAAATGAGAAGGCCTGCGGTGAGGGTGTCGCCCGCGCTATCAAGGATGGTATCGTGAAGCGTGAGgacctcttcatcgtctccAAGCTCTGGCAGACCTACCACGACAAGGAGAACGTCGAGCCCATCACCCGCCGACAGCTCGCAGACTGGCAGATCGACTACTTtgacctcttcctcatccacTTCCCCGTCGCCCTCGAGTACGTTGACCCCGAGGTCCGCTACCCCCCTGGCTGGCACTACGACGACGCCGGCACCGAGATCCGATGGAGCAAGGCCACCAACGAGGAGACCTGGGGCGCCATGGAGGGCCTCGTTGAGAAGGGTCTTGCCAAGTCCATTGGTATCTCCAACTTCCAGGCTCAGTCCATTTACGATCTCCTCAAGTACGCCAAGATCCGACCTGCCACCCTCCAGGTCGAGCTTCACCCCTACCACCAGCAGACCGAGCTTGTCCGCCTCGCCAAGGCTGAGGGCATTGCTCTGACTGCCTACTCTTCTTTCGGTCCTGCTGGCTTCATGGAGCTCGACATGGACATTGCCAAGTCTGCTTCTCCTCTCATGCAGCACGAGGTCTTCACTGGCCTCGCCAGCAAGTACAACAAGACCGCCGCTCAGGTCCTCCTCCGATGGGCCACACAGCAAGGTCTTGCCGTTATCCCCAAGAGCACCACACCCGAGTACATGGCCCAGAACTTCGGCTGTGTCGGCTGGGAcattgatgaggaggacaTGAAGCGCATTGCCAGAAtgaacctcaacctcaagttcaacaagcCCACCAAC TACTTCCCTACCGAGAAGCTCTGGATCTTCGCTTAA